Proteins found in one Leishmania major strain Friedlin complete genome, chromosome 35 genomic segment:
- a CDS encoding conserved hypothetical protein (previous protein_id=AAZ14693.1) — translation MPLCKTFSQSEREKLRKDRDVLPPLSDGPFGPFPKNWNPRGRDGAKATVSTSVSILMAKNKAAAGQATAAAAPEAAQADILIGHTGTGGMTVSTFKGTGGADTSLSNGRFGDPAGPGKAGAYSKQRMPPTDFRHHYERSDLPLSIQHGAKRSLHWKVDVSKLDYHHYLPIFFDGLRELEEPFSFVAYQGSMDLLEGGGAKILPTVPQLIVPLKTALNSRHPDVLRKVFHVIQKLVVSGDHIGEALVPYYRQLLPVFNMFKNRTKSMGDRMDYGQRNSHDLSSLINDTLYLLERYGGPDAYINIKYMVPTYESCV, via the coding sequence ATGCCGCTCTGCAAGACGTTTTCGCAGTCGGAGCGGGAGAAGCTCCGAAAGGATCGCGATGTACTGCCGCCGTTGAGCGACGGTCCGTTTGGGCCGTTCCCGAAAAATTGGAACCCGCGGGGGCGCGATGGGGCAAAGGCAACTGTGAGCACTAGCGTCAGCATTCTGATGGCCAAGAACAAAGCCGCCGCCGGGCAAGcgaccgctgcggctgcgccggaGGCAGCGCAAGCTGACATTCTCATCGGCCACACAGGCACGGGCGGCATGACGGTGAGCACCTTCAAAGGCACCggcggtgcagacacgtccCTCAGCAACGGGCGCTTCGGCGACCCGGCCGGCCCTGGCAAAGCTGGCGCCTACTCGAAGCAGCGCATGCCACCGACAGACTTTCGCCATCACTACGAGCGCAGCGATTTGCCACTATCCATTCAGCACGGCGCGAAGCGCTCGCTTCACTGGAAAGTTGACGTGTCGAAGCTCGACTACCACCACTACCTGCCCATCTTCTTCGATGGCTtgcgcgagctggaggagccCTTCAGCTTTGTGGCGTACCAGGGCAGCATGGACCTTCTtgagggcggcggtgccaaGATCctgccgacggtgccgcagctcaTCGTGCCGCTCAAGACGGCACTGAACAGTCGGCACCCCGACGTGCTGCGGAAGGTCTTTCACGTGATCCAGAAGCTAGTAGTGAGTGGCGATCACATTGGCGAAGCGCTTGTGCCATACTACAGGCAACTGTTGCCGGTGTTCAACATGTTTAAGAACCGCACCAAGAGCATGGGCGATCGCATGGACTACGGGCAGCGCAACAGCCACGACCTCAGCAGTCTCATCAACGACACCCTGTACTTACTGGAGCGCTACGGCGGCCCCGATGCGTACATCAACATCAAGTACATGGTTCCCACGTACGAGTCCTGCGTGTGA
- a CDS encoding putative katanin (previous protein_id=AAZ14691.1), producing the protein MFSVSEHRLPCDALYSRISASRSKPLVGFGGRDASIHVYPFMGYTRSAWLQGLSEPITALGFDPDQTSVVGGSDAGKLQMWDIGSEEVVRVFTRGHASTVTDIDVFRSGQFFATVSTDRILRIWDVRKSSGRQSYKDATAPLCAVQFSPNGRWVATGCARGIVRLYDLVAGKIVHKFELHTGAITSLHFHPDLYYLVVGSGDGTVSVWDLDSFETRFHSSSQHTPIDAVHFSGTRLLATSDHNLRIFDTSNLSDRTAVSLEAPWIMMGDVAYASATDEAWFVETAGATAMKCKLSLRDIRRPGEEAPRVAAAPPASALAPASPSQRVPVATLNSNSSIFADARKKPANGSRPSPMDSPAKTTENDVAEKELRAETSAPTSATLPRPAFSSGGPSFPSTSTPPSNAGESELQMVQQLRHEHGTVSTTLQRRLNTLCTVRTLWMQNQPEAMAHVRQLYNEGQEFGPLFDLLTVLQQSRMKEKLLTESITTFLDLVEIALKTDYEPLILLGLRTLRSICTKFRARMEEAQRRARASQSTGYNDPLGTSQHQHITQKLLNCCPVVFALAERCDGVGEEARAVLPDMPLPPRTQ; encoded by the coding sequence ATGTTCTCTGTTTCCGAGCACCGGTTGCCATGCGACGCCCTGTACTCGCGCATTAGTGCCAGTCGTTCCAAACCCCTTGTGGGTttcggcggccgcgacgcATCTATCCACGTCTACCCATTCATGGGATACACGCGGAGTGCCTGGCTGCAGGGTCTGTCGGAGCCTATCACAGCCCTCGGCTTTGACCCGGACCAGACGTCCGTGGTGGGCGGAAGCGACGCTGGAAAGCTGCAAATGTGGGACATTGGCTctgaggaggtggtgcgtgTCTTCACGCGCGGCCACGCCTCCACCGTAACGGACATCGATGTCTTCCGCAGCGGGCAGTTCTTCGCCACCGTTTCAACGGATAGGATACTGCGCATCTGGGATGTGCGAAAGTCGTCTGGCCGGCAGTCCTACAAGGATGCCACCGCCCCATTATGTGCCGTGCAATTCTCGCCGAATGGCCGGTGGGTGGCCACCGGGTGTGCGCGCGGTATTGTGCGGCTCTACGACCTCGTCGCTGGCAAGATTGTCCACAAGTTCGAACTGCACACCGGCGCCATCACGAGTCTACACTTCCACCCGGACTTGTACTATTTAGTGGTGGGCAGCGGTGACGGTACGGTGTCGGTGTGGGATCTAGACTCCTTCGAGACGCGGttccacagcagcagccagcatACACCCATCGATGCCGTCCACTTCAGTGGCACACGCCTCCTCGCTACATCGGATCACAACCTGCGTATCTTCGATACGTCGAACCTTAGTGACCGCACGGCAGTGTCGCTGGAGGCGCCGTGGATTATGATGGGTGACGTAGCCTACGCAAGCGCCACGGACGAGGCCTGGTTCGTGGAGACGGCCGGAGCGACGGCAATGAAGTGCAAGTTGTCCTTGCGCGACATTCGCCGTCCCGGAGAAGAGGCGCCtcgcgtggcagcggcgccacccgCATCTGCTCTAGCACCTGCCTCGCCCTCCCAGCGAGTCCCGGTGGCGACGCTGAACAGCAACAGTTCAATCTTCGCGGATGCGCGAAAGAAACCTGCCAATGGGTCTCGGCCCAGCCCAATGGACTCACCGGCGAAAACAACGGAAAATGACGTGGCAGAAAAGGAGTTACGCGCGGAGACGTCGGCACCGACGTCTGCGACCCTGCCACGACCAGCATTCAGTAGCGGCGGACCATCTTTCCCATCGACATCGACCCCGCCGTCGAATGCAGGCGAGTCAGAGCTGCAgatggtgcagcagctgcgtcacGAGCACGGCACTGTCTCTACcacgctgcagaggcggctCAACACTCTGTGCACCGTGCGCACGCTATGGATGCAGAACCAGCCTGAGGCCATGGCGCACGTGAGGCAGCTCTACAACGAGGGGCAGGAGTTTGGCCCGCTCTTCGACCTTCTAaccgtgctgcagcagtctcGCATGAAGGAGAAGTTGCTCACAGAGTCCATCACTACTTTTTTGGACCTCGTCGAGATCGCTCTCAAGACGGACTACGAGCCGCTGATCTTGTTAGGACTGCGCACGCTTCGCAGCATTTGCACCAAGTTCCGCGCACGGATGGAGGAAGCACAGCGGCGGGCGCGCGCGTCGCAGAGCACAGGCTACAACGATCCGCTCGGCACGAGTCAGCATCAGCACATAACACAGAAGTTGCTTAATTGCTGCCCGGTCGTCTTTGCGCTAGCGGAGCGCTGCGATGGCGTCGGGGAGGAGGCTAGGGCAGTCCTGCCAGacatgccgctgccgccgcgcactcAATAG
- a CDS encoding hypothetical protein (previous protein_id=AAZ14692.1): MDAKLEARMASVWEVVSSRHAVEATDLSLIQNVTRALAAMHERVEQQHAELTRWHRQNYKLMCTMVVHVNWREEDHRQLRDELVNVRQQLGRVAVRGDVPLLRPRNGG, translated from the coding sequence ATGGATGCAAAACTTGAGGCGAGAATGGCATCTGTATGGGAGGTGGTCTCCTCCAGGCACGCAGTCGAAGCCACCGACTTGTCGCTCATCCAAAACGTGACGCGTGCGCTGGCCGCCATGCACGAGCGAGTcgaacagcagcacgcggaGTTGACGCGATGGCACCGGCAAAACTACAAGCTGATGTGCACGATGGTTGTACACGTCAACTGGCGTGAGGAGGACCACCGTCAGCTGCGCGATGAGTTGGTGAACGTTCGACAACAGCTCGGACGTGTTGCCGTGCGTGGCGACGTTCCTCTTCTGCGGCCACGCAACGGAGGGTAA